From a region of the Lactuca sativa cultivar Salinas chromosome 4, Lsat_Salinas_v11, whole genome shotgun sequence genome:
- the LOC122197255 gene encoding uncharacterized protein LOC122197255 isoform X1, protein MFRDWLLSLSSSSITHYNISTYIYVLRVPIIGCCSYLTIVCLVQESGHYPSLAIPWRYDHPTLLAGTPRNHNIHSVWVRFSCIDKMNDQKQTEVIKVYEESIVLGGILLNGK, encoded by the exons ATGTTTCGTGACTGGTTATTATCATTATCTTCTTCCTCCATTACCCATTACAACATCTCCACGTACATATACGTGTTGCGTGTTCCTATTATTGGTTGTTGTTCTTATCTAACTATTGTGTGTCTG GTTCAGGAATCAGGACATTATCCTTCGCTTGCAATTCCATGGAGATATGATCATCCAACGCTGCTTGCAGGTACACCTCGTAACCATAACATTCATTCCGTGTGGGTCCGATTCAGTTGCATCGATAAAATGAACGATCAAAAACAAA CTGAAGTCATCAAAGTATACGAGGAGTCGATTGTTTTGGGTGGAATATTATTAAATGGAAAATAG
- the LOC122197255 gene encoding uncharacterized protein LOC122197255 isoform X2 has translation MFRDWLLSLSSSSITHYNISTYIYVLRVPIIGCCSYLTIVCLVQESGHYPSLAIPWRYDHPTLLAAEVIKVYEESIVLGGILLNGK, from the exons ATGTTTCGTGACTGGTTATTATCATTATCTTCTTCCTCCATTACCCATTACAACATCTCCACGTACATATACGTGTTGCGTGTTCCTATTATTGGTTGTTGTTCTTATCTAACTATTGTGTGTCTG GTTCAGGAATCAGGACATTATCCTTCGCTTGCAATTCCATGGAGATATGATCATCCAACGCTGCTTGCAG CTGAAGTCATCAAAGTATACGAGGAGTCGATTGTTTTGGGTGGAATATTATTAAATGGAAAATAG
- the LOC111891577 gene encoding uncharacterized protein LOC111891577, with protein sequence MVGPSLNAPKPPTTAATIKFLCSYGGRILPRYPDGKLRYHGGQTRVLAVARSISFSELMAKLGELCGKTASLKCQLPTEDLDALVTITSDEDLVNLVEEYDRAACLQSSTLKIRAFLCFPKKCSPTPSTASASGSGSSSSTGTPTLEAASPQPPSPSSFYPASRFPVSATNACIHTAPLKPPVKLPFCYNKSAGKLPCNQYRNSNRFSLVHNGNHWQ encoded by the exons ATGGTGGGACCTTCTCTCAATGCTCCGAAGCCTCCGACCACAGCCGCAACAATCAAATTCCTGTGTAGTTATGGCGGGAGGATTCTTCCTCGGTATCCTGATGGCAAGCTTCGGTATCACGGTGGCCAGACACGTGTACTCGCCGTTGCTCGCTCCATCTCGTTCTCTG AATTGATGGCGAAACTTGGTGAATTGTGCGGGAAGACGGCGAGTTTGAAGTGTCAATTGCCGACGGAGGATTTAGATGCCCTTGTTACCATTACATCTGATGAAGATCTTGTGAATCTCGTTGAGGAATATGATCGAGCAGCTTGTCTACAATCATCAACTCTCAAAATCAGAGCGTTTCTATGTTTTCCAAAGAAATGCTCTCCGACTCCTTCCACCGCCTCTGCCTCTGGATCTGGATCTAGTTCTTCCACAGGCACACCTACGCTTGAGGCGGCGTCACCGCAACCTCCTTCTCCATCCTCTTTTTATCCGGCTTCGAGGTTTCCTGTTAGCGCCACAAATGCGTGCATCCATACAGCACCGTTGAAACCACCTGTAAAACTTCCATTCTGCTACAACAAATCTGCCGGAAAGCTTCCTTGTAATCAGTATAGAAATTCCAACCGGTTTTCTCTCGTTCATAATGGAAACCATTGGCAATAA